AACTGCTGACCCAGCCACGCCACCTAGCCCGCACCACACTGCTCGCAGGAAAAGCCCACTCGTCGTAAGATCAAGCGAGACAAGCGACAGTGCCATTCGCGTCAGACACTTCATTGTAGTGCCGCAGCAGTCCTTCGGCAGACCGTTCCGCGCCGAAGGCATCCACGATCCGGCGACGAGCACGTTGGCCCAACTCCGCACGACGTTCCGGGTGGAGCAGCAATTCTTCGATCGCCTCGGCAAGTCCGCGCGGATCGTCGGGCGCGATCAGCACCGCCGCTTCGCTGTCCGGCGCAAAGATCTCGCGCGTCCCGCCGACGTCCGTGGCGACGATTGCACAGCCGCTCGCGCCCGCTTCGAGCAGCACGCGCCCGAACGGCTCTTGCCGCGCCGGATGGGCCAACAACGTCAGCTCGCGCAGCAAGCTAGGCACGTCGGTGCGGACGCCGAGAAAATGTCCACGGCTGGCGAGCGCGCCGCTGGAAAACGTGCTGCGGAGGTTTTCCTCAAACCGCCTGGTTTCCTCTTTCTCGGAATGTCTTGTGCCGACGAAGACGTACTGCAACGTCGGCCAGCGATCCGCGAGCATCGCCGCCGCGTCGGCCAGGACGTGCTGACCTTTGCGCAAGATCAACTGTCCCACGCAGCCGATCAACTGTGCGTCGTGCGGCAGTCCCAATTCACGCTGCAACCAGCCGTTCGGTTCGCTAGGTTGAAATTCTGTCACATCGACGCCGTTATAAAGCACGCAGGTTCGTTCCGGGATCAATCCTTGCCGCACATGCGCTTCACGCGTGGCCGCGGAGACGGCGAGCAAGCGGCGATGACGATTCAGATCGCCCACGGCGGCCTTACTCAGACCGACGATGTCACGGAGATGCGCGATGCTCGGCAATGCCAGCGCCTCGGCGACCGGCCCGGACAGCCGGCCCATCGATAGGCTATTCGCGTGCAGCAAACTAGGCTCGAGACTTCGCAAGCGATCAGCAATTTCTTCGCGCAACAGATTGCGCGGCCGAGCGCCGCCATCACTGGCGCGATATTCGATCGGTTCCACGGCGATGTCGCGCGCGCGGAGCGTGGCCATGAGTGCGCCGGAAGCAGGGCCGAACACGGTCGGCGTCCAGCCGCAGGCAATAAGCCTCGGCAAGACGGCCAAGAGAGAATGCTCGCCGCCGTTGAGCGTGCCGAACTCGCAGAGGATCGCTACGCGCCGCGTCATGTGCGTCGGGGCGGCGCTGGTTTCGCGCGTCCCTGTTGTCCAATCGGCGCCGGGCGCCGGCCAACGCCGATCGCCAGAATCAATCCGGCGATGAGACCTGCGCCCAGCACGACGTAAAAGGTTGCGGGCGACGGGGCGCTCTCGAAGCCGTGGGCCATGTTCATGCCGAAAATGGAACTGAGCGTGGCGATCGGAAAGAAGAGCGCGACGAGCAAATTGAGTCGATGCGTCGCCACGGCCATCTCATAGCTTCGCTGCGATTCCAGTTCCTGGTGGTACGCCACTTGGAAATCGAGCGACGCCTGGGCATCCTGTTGGGCCAACTCCGCGGCGCGTTCCAATTCACCGGCGCGGTCACGCAGCGCGATCAAGTCTCGATCATCAGGACAGAGTTCACGTCCTTGCTGCAATGCCGCATGCAGGTTTCGCGCGGTCCGCGCCAATGGCGTCAATTCGCGCAGGATGCCATAGAACGCCGTAGCGCTCGTGGCGACTTGGAGCGCGTCCTCCCATTTGTCGATCTTGTTGGCGAATTCGTCGATGTGCGACTTGAGCCCCTGAATCCCCGCGCCGCAGGCGTTCGATTTCCATGCCCCGGTCGGATCGCGCCAAAAAAGGCGACCGACGCGTTCCGGATCGGCGGCCGTGGGGGGCTGGTGCAGCACCAGCAATAAATGCCCTTCGGCCTCCATGGCGCGTTGGCGTCCGGCGGTTTCGCCCAAGCGGTCGCGAATCTGTTGCGGCAACGTCCACGCGGGTGGCAGGATAGATTTCATAAAGAATCGATGGCGATGACCTCAGGTATTTCGGTTTCCAACGGAATATAGCCTTTCGCCAGGTCGGCGTTGCTTTTTGTCTCTATTGAACGAGGCACGAATCGGGATGAATTGGGGCGCGCCCGTGTCTGCTTTCGCTCCGCGAAAGCCCGCCCTTTCGCGGAGCGAAAGGAGACTATGTACGGCACTCCAGCGGCGTGTCGCGAAATCGCCACGCCGCCCAGGTCAGGCCGATCGCGCAGCCTAGGAACACCAGGTCGTTCGGCGTGCGCTGGTGAGTCGGCCACAGCAGCGGGAATTCGAAGAAGCAGTGGTTGAGCGTGTAGTACATCCACGTGACGAACAGCAGCGTGCCGCCGGCGAATCGGCGACCGGTTTGTGCCGCGCGGGCCGGTTGCGCTTGCCAGAACGCGAAGGCCGTGGCGATCACCATGGGTGCCGCGAAGTACACGGCCCAACCCACGCCGACGGAAATCTTTCCATCTTCATAAGCCAATTCGCGCAGCGTTTTGCCGGCGATCGGCCCCAGCGTGAACGGCAGCACCATCAAGTACGGCCAAAGGCGACCGCCGGCGACGGCCATCAAAGGGATTACGCCCATCGGCAACGCGAGATCGGCGATCGGCGAGAACCACGCGACCGTGACGAATTCTTCGGCCACCAGCGAAAAGATGTGTACCGCGACGAGCACGAATTCCAACCAAAGCGGCATCGTGCTGGTCACGGGCTCGTTGAGCGGCGCAATCCGCGCGCGGTTCAACCATACCCCCAATCCCAGCACTCCGCCCCAAGTTGCCCCGAACGTGGTCTCCATGCAGTTCCACCAGTTGATCGGATCGATCGACTTGCCGATGCCCGTTTGAAACAATTGCGGATTCCAGGCATGAAACGCTTGAATGCATTGCCCCAGCGGAAAACCAATCGCGCCGCCGAGCATGGCGAAGAGGGCCAAGCGTAGCGCCAGGCGATCGCCGCGAGCAACGCCGACATACAAGACGGCGCCAACCAGCGCGAGCAACATGCCGCCCCAGACCTCGGGGCGCGGCTTCAGTTCAGCGCCCGGCAGGAATCGCCAATCGGCGGAGAAATAAACCCTCGGTAGCACGCGCGCGGCCGGATCGAACGGCTCATTGAAGTAGCGCATCCCGACGAGCGCCAGTCCGATCATGCCGGCCATGATCCAAGCCCAATCGACGGCGCGGTACGTCTTGCCGCTCAAGCCCATGCCGAGGAACAAACCGCAGCCGCCGATCCAGAGCGCGCCCTTGAGCGAGAGGCCGAGCATTCCCCAGCGCAGCGCTTCCCAATTGCCAACCAGCGCCGCGTCATGCGTCAGACCGACCGTTTGGCCATAGGTCATCGAACCGCCGAAGGCCACGCCGATCGTGCCCCAAGCGACTGCGCGCGCGAGCCGCAAGGAGATTCCGCCGGGACAGTGCAACAGTACCAACGTGAGACTCACAAGCAGACCGGCAATCATCGCGCCGGTTTCGTGCCCATATTGACCGCGAATCCCCCAACCCAGCCCGCCGGCCATTGCCGCCAACGCGACCGTGGTGCAGAGCGACGGGGAACCCGAGGCGGGTCGAACGGCGGCGGTGGCGTCCATGGACGCCGAGTTTACGGCATCGCGCCGCGTCGGGCGAGTAGTACGCAGGACGCCAGGCCGCATCCGATCATCAAGTAAACAGCGCTCGGCTCCGGCACGGCATTGCCCGATCCCGCGCCAAAGTTATTGCGCACAGCGTTCAAATCGTCGATGCTGACGACGCCGTCGAACGGCGCCGTGTCGCCGAGGACTGGATTGCCCGTCGCACCAAACTGATTGCGGACATTGTTCAAATCCTGAATGTCGACCGAGCCATCGCCGTTCGTGTCGCCTGGCTGATCGTCAGCAACGGTACGAAGCAGCAGATTCGGGCCGAAGAAGGGCACGCTGAAGGCCGGCGGATTGACTTCGTTTGGAAAAACAACGTCTGTCCCGCCGATCGCGAAGCGATAGTCTTGGTAGGTGATGTGGGAATCGACCGCTAGTTCATCAAGTGGAATTTCCGCCGCATTCAATGGAACGAGCGGCGTGTAGCCGGCAACGACGTAGCTCTGGCCGGCGTTCAGTCGCAATGGTTCGATCGCCGTGTAGCGAAAGATTCCTGCCAGGG
This sequence is a window from Planctomycetia bacterium. Protein-coding genes within it:
- a CDS encoding glycosyltransferase family 4 protein, producing the protein MTRRVAILCEFGTLNGGEHSLLAVLPRLIACGWTPTVFGPASGALMATLRARDIAVEPIEYRASDGGARPRNLLREEIADRLRSLEPSLLHANSLSMGRLSGPVAEALALPSIAHLRDIVGLSKAAVGDLNRHRRLLAVSAATREAHVRQGLIPERTCVLYNGVDVTEFQPSEPNGWLQRELGLPHDAQLIGCVGQLILRKGQHVLADAAAMLADRWPTLQYVFVGTRHSEKEETRRFEENLRSTFSSGALASRGHFLGVRTDVPSLLRELTLLAHPARQEPFGRVLLEAGASGCAIVATDVGGTREIFAPDSEAAVLIAPDDPRGLAEAIEELLLHPERRAELGQRARRRIVDAFGAERSAEGLLRHYNEVSDANGTVACLA
- a CDS encoding CorA family divalent cation transporter, translated to MKSILPPAWTLPQQIRDRLGETAGRQRAMEAEGHLLLVLHQPPTAADPERVGRLFWRDPTGAWKSNACGAGIQGLKSHIDEFANKIDKWEDALQVATSATAFYGILRELTPLARTARNLHAALQQGRELCPDDRDLIALRDRAGELERAAELAQQDAQASLDFQVAYHQELESQRSYEMAVATHRLNLLVALFFPIATLSSIFGMNMAHGFESAPSPATFYVVLGAGLIAGLILAIGVGRRPAPIGQQGRAKPAPPRRT